From uncultured Bacteroides sp., a single genomic window includes:
- the dnaK gene encoding molecular chaperone DnaK — protein sequence MGKIIGIDLGTTNSCVSVFEGNEPVVIANSEGKRTTPSIVAFIDGGERKVGDPAKRQAITNAKRTVFSIKRFMGENWDQVQKEIARMPYHVVKGENNTPRIDIDGRLYTPQEISAMILQKMKKTAEDYLGQEVTEAVITVPAYFSDSQRQATKEAGQIAGLEVKRIVNEPTAAALAYGLDKAHKDMKIAVFDLGGGTFDISILEFGGGVFEVLSTNGDTHLGGDDFDQVLIDWLADEFKNDEGVDLRQDPMALQRLKEAAEKAKIELSSTTTTEINLPYIMPVAGVPKHLVKTLSRAKFESLCHDLIQSCVEPCRKAMSDAGLSNSDIDEVILVGGSTRIPAVQDLVEKFFGKTPSKGVNPDEVVAVGAAVQGAVLTDEIKGVVLLDVTPLSMGIETLGGVMTKLIDSNTTIPCRKSEVFSTAADNQSEVTIHVLQGERPMASQNKSIGQFNLAGISPARRGIPQIEVSFDIDANGILKVSAKDKATGKEQTIRIEASSGLSKEEIERMKAEAEANADADKTEREKIDKLNQADSMIFQTEKQLEELGDKLPADKKAPIEAALAKLKEAHKAQDIAGIDAATAELNKVFQAASEQMYAQGAGQPGAEQAGPDMNAGAGAQGGSDKPISHLKSIKLLYSKYSIGRRYTEV from the coding sequence ATGGGAAAAATTATTGGAATTGACTTAGGAACTACAAACTCTTGTGTTTCTGTATTTGAAGGCAACGAGCCTGTAGTAATAGCAAACAGCGAAGGTAAACGTACTACTCCTTCTATTGTGGCATTTATTGATGGTGGCGAACGTAAAGTAGGTGATCCTGCAAAACGTCAGGCTATTACTAATGCAAAACGTACTGTATTCTCAATCAAACGTTTTATGGGTGAAAACTGGGATCAGGTTCAAAAAGAGATTGCACGTATGCCATATCACGTAGTAAAAGGAGAAAATAATACACCACGTATAGATATAGACGGACGTCTTTATACTCCACAGGAAATCTCTGCAATGATTCTTCAGAAAATGAAGAAAACAGCTGAAGACTATCTGGGACAAGAAGTAACAGAAGCCGTTATTACCGTTCCTGCTTACTTTAGCGATTCACAACGTCAGGCTACTAAAGAAGCCGGACAAATTGCAGGTCTTGAAGTTAAACGTATTGTAAACGAACCTACTGCCGCAGCTTTGGCTTACGGTCTTGACAAGGCTCACAAAGATATGAAGATTGCCGTATTCGACTTAGGTGGTGGTACATTCGATATCTCTATTCTTGAATTCGGTGGCGGTGTGTTTGAAGTTCTTTCTACCAACGGTGATACTCACCTGGGTGGTGATGACTTTGACCAAGTTCTTATTGACTGGTTGGCAGATGAGTTTAAGAACGACGAAGGTGTAGATTTACGTCAGGATCCAATGGCTCTTCAACGTTTGAAGGAAGCTGCTGAAAAAGCAAAGATCGAACTTTCTTCTACTACTACTACAGAAATCAACTTGCCATACATTATGCCGGTTGCAGGTGTGCCAAAGCACTTGGTTAAAACATTGAGCCGTGCTAAGTTTGAATCTTTATGTCACGACTTAATCCAATCTTGTGTTGAACCTTGCCGTAAAGCAATGAGCGATGCCGGATTGAGCAACTCTGATATTGATGAAGTAATCCTTGTAGGAGGTTCTACCCGTATTCCTGCTGTTCAGGATCTTGTTGAAAAATTCTTTGGAAAAACTCCTTCTAAAGGTGTAAACCCAGATGAAGTAGTTGCTGTAGGTGCAGCTGTTCAAGGTGCCGTTTTGACAGACGAAATTAAAGGTGTAGTTCTTTTGGACGTTACTCCATTGTCAATGGGTATTGAAACATTGGGTGGTGTAATGACAAAACTGATTGACTCAAATACAACAATTCCTTGCAGAAAGAGCGAAGTATTCTCTACTGCAGCCGATAACCAGAGTGAAGTAACTATTCACGTATTGCAAGGTGAACGTCCAATGGCTAGTCAGAACAAATCAATCGGTCAGTTTAATCTTGCTGGAATTTCTCCTGCCCGTCGTGGTATTCCTCAGATTGAAGTATCTTTCGATATTGATGCTAACGGTATTCTGAAAGTATCTGCAAAAGATAAAGCAACAGGAAAGGAACAAACAATCCGTATCGAAGCTTCAAGCGGTTTGAGCAAAGAAGAAATTGAACGTATGAAAGCTGAAGCTGAAGCTAATGCTGATGCTGACAAGACAGAACGTGAAAAGATTGACAAGCTTAATCAGGCAGACAGCATGATTTTCCAGACTGAAAAACAATTGGAAGAACTGGGCGACAAACTTCCTGCTGACAAGAAAGCTCCTATCGAAGCAGCTCTTGCTAAGTTGAAAGAGGCTCACAAAGCTCAGGATATTGCCGGTATTGATGCTGCAACAGCAGAACTAAACAAAGTATTCCAGGCAGCAAGCGAGCAAATGTATGCTCAGGGTGCTGGTCAGCCTGGTGCAGAACAAGCTGGTCCTGATATGAATGCCGGTGCAGGAGCACAAGGTGGTTCAGACAAACCTATATCTCATCTCAAGAGTATTAAGTTGCTTTATTCCAAATATTCCATTGGCCGACGTTACACGGAAGTTTAG
- a CDS encoding DUF3570 domain-containing protein — MKKVVITVAALILFLNVSKAQTDSTKYRKLKIDEVNFVTSYYHQNGQNSAVTGGIGDERLDDSGNSIDLQLSKIDKKNNKHIFGLELGVDVYSSASSDQIDLNTITSASTNAISHASRGDVRVSPSASYLFENTKHNYTLGGGLSFSNEFDYTSMGTNILFSKSSKDKNTEFSAKASVFLDTWKVILPAELRPGSPNFQYKQGDRAPRNSYNLALGLTQVINQRLQMSVLTDIGYQKGLLGTAYQRVYFGDNGNNAYSEKLPDNRFKLPIGVRANYFLGDRFILRAFYRYYTDSWKLTAHTAELEVPYKITPFMSIAPFYRFNTQSGIEYFKPYKEHMLSDNESYYTSDYDLSKFTSNLFGLNFRVTSANGIFGIKQLNTLEMRYRFV, encoded by the coding sequence ATGAAGAAAGTAGTTATAACAGTGGCTGCACTTATCTTGTTTTTGAATGTTTCGAAAGCACAAACAGATAGTACCAAATATAGAAAGCTCAAGATTGACGAGGTAAACTTCGTAACGAGTTACTATCACCAGAACGGGCAAAACTCGGCTGTAACAGGTGGAATTGGAGATGAAAGGCTGGACGACTCTGGCAATTCTATAGATCTTCAGTTAAGTAAAATTGATAAGAAAAATAACAAGCATATCTTTGGCCTAGAACTAGGGGTTGATGTTTATAGTTCGGCTTCCTCTGACCAAATTGATCTAAACACAATTACATCTGCCTCCACAAACGCCATTTCACATGCATCAAGAGGTGATGTTCGCGTGTCTCCTTCAGCCAGCTATTTATTCGAAAATACAAAACATAACTATACGCTTGGGGGAGGTCTTTCATTCTCAAATGAATTTGATTATACTTCCATGGGGACCAATATTCTGTTTTCTAAGAGTTCAAAGGATAAGAATACGGAATTTTCTGCTAAGGCTTCTGTCTTTCTGGATACGTGGAAGGTTATATTGCCTGCTGAGTTACGTCCCGGAAGTCCAAACTTCCAATACAAACAGGGAGACAGAGCCCCTCGTAATTCGTATAATCTTGCATTAGGCTTAACTCAGGTAATAAATCAACGATTACAAATGTCAGTACTTACCGACATTGGCTATCAGAAGGGATTATTAGGGACTGCTTATCAACGTGTCTACTTTGGAGACAATGGAAATAATGCTTATTCAGAAAAGCTGCCCGATAATCGGTTTAAGTTGCCTATCGGAGTACGAGCCAATTACTTTTTAGGAGACCGGTTCATTTTGCGTGCATTTTATCGTTACTATACAGATAGCTGGAAGCTTACTGCTCATACAGCCGAGCTTGAGGTTCCTTACAAGATCACGCCATTTATGTCTATCGCTCCGTTCTATCGTTTCAATACCCAATCAGGTATTGAATACTTTAAGCCATACAAGGAGCATATGCTGTCTGATAATGAATCATATTATACAAGTGATTATGACTTATCTAAATTCACAAGTAATCTTTTCGGGCTAAACTTCCGTGTAACGTCGGCCAATGGAATATTTGGAATAAAGCAACTTAATACTCTTGAGATGAGATATAGGTTTGTCTGA
- a CDS encoding DUF4266 domain-containing protein, producing the protein MKKKVFFMAFGCSLLVLTSCKTVKSFQKSRINDAEMGLASRKIEKYENNFLLYREGASGGNGGKTGGGCGCN; encoded by the coding sequence ATGAAAAAGAAAGTATTTTTTATGGCATTTGGGTGTAGCTTATTAGTGCTTACATCCTGCAAAACAGTAAAGTCTTTCCAAAAATCAAGAATCAATGATGCAGAGATGGGACTTGCCAGTCGCAAAATAGAGAAATACGAGAACAACTTCTTGTTGTATAGAGAAGGCGCTTCGGGTGGTAATGGAGGAAAAACCGGCGGTGGCTGCGGTTGTAACTAA